AAGCTCCCAGTGTTTCCTGGAGCCCAGGAATGTGTgctcagggtggggctgggtggactGTTCCTGGTTTTCTCTGGGCACTGCCTGCCTCTCTGCACTATCTCAGTGGCTGCGGGaaggtggaggcagggagacccacccgcggtggggtgggggaggaccgACCAGGAGAGGTGGGACGGGAGCAGAAGAGGTGCTGGTGAAGTGTGGTCCTAGTGGGTGCAGGACAGGTTGGCGGTGGAGCAGGCGCTAGCAGGAGCCCAGCtaatgagtctctctctctctctcttgcttcaaGGGCCCCCTCAGGACAAGGCGacatccctccccttccccccggcTCTGAGTCCTCAGCAGGGAGTGGCCGCTCCTTCTCCATGGACTTCCAAGAGCGGGGTCCCCCCTCGCTGTCCGAGAGCACTCAGTCCGCAAAGTCCAGCAGCGCCCAGCAGGTCTGAgggcgggaggcaggcagggggcggGCTTTATTTGGCCAAGAGGGCCCTCACcagcaccccttcccccaccccaccccccgactGTCCtggactgcaggcctctgagctgtgggaggtggtggaggagccCAGGGGCCGGCGAGGCGCAGAGGGTGTCATGCCCGACAGGCAGGAGGGCCACCTGCTCAAGAAGAGGAAGTGGCCTCTGAAGGGCTGGCACAAGGTAGGTTCCAGGGCAAAGGGCAGGGCCAGATTCAGGGCAGCATGGGGGGATGCTGGAGGCGGCTGGGTAtgctgtgtgcgtgcgtgcatgcgtgtgtgtatgagaagaaggagaagaaagatccCTATGTGCAGTTGCTCTCTCCCCACACCCTTCCTCTTGGTCACCTGGGTCCTGTTCCCCCTGGGTGACGTCACAGAGATACTTCGTGCTCGAGGACGGGATCCTTCGCTATGCGACCACTCGGCAAGATGTGAgtcagggcctggctgggggtgATGGAGGAATCGGGTCCCCAAATGCCCTGGGCAGGCAGGGGGCTTCCGAAACCCCCCAGAGCAGGGCCCGAGTCCCAGGCCCCCCTATTCCGGGGTGTGGGGTCTTGAGCAGGTgtcttccctgggcctcagctccctcctctctaagACGGGGAGAGTGCGATCACCCACGTGTAAGGTCATTGTCATCTTGGTGAGGGCCCTCgggacagggcctggcacaaagtGCCCGAGAAGGGGAGCTtgatcctcctcctcctgtcctggTGCTGGGAAGAAGGAGCTGAAGGCCAAGCAGGCCTGGCCCTCTATTCCTCAGCCGTGCGGACCCCCGGGAGCGGGCGGGGTAGTTTTCCCTGCTCTGTGACTCCCTGGAGCTCAGAATGTGACTTGTGAGTTCTGTGCACAGAAGGACGACGGAGAGGTCCCTGCTGGTACTGTGACTTGGTTATGAGGGTGAACCTGCTGCTTGGTCTCAAGTGGCCTCAGGGACATGATGGCTCTGTGGCCCAGGGGTCTAAAAacatccccttccccccaataccccccaccccagatcacCAAGGGCAAGCTGCATGGCTCCATCGATGTCCGACTGTCTGTCATGTCCATCAACAAAAAGGCCCAGCGCATTGACCTTGACACCGAAGACAACATCTACCACCTCAAGGTGACATCCCTGGGAGCCCGTTGGTGGCTTGGTCCCCAGCCTGGCAGAGGCACTGGGGCCCCCaggagagggggacaggggctgAGGGTCCGTCCCTGAGTTTGATAAGAAGGGAGCTCCCATCGTGTCCAATAGCCAATGGCAAACCGCCCCTGCTGGTTGTTAGAAGAACAAACAGAGCTCAGAGCTCGGACACTGGGGAAGCTGGGTTCCATCTCCTGCCGGGGGCCTTTGCAGAAGCTGGACATAAAGCGAGAGAGCCTGCTTGCCTGGGGACCAGAGCCCCAACTTCCTGCCCTGGAAAGCACTCCTCCTTTCatgtgtccctccccctcccatcacGTCTGCAGATCAAATCCCAGGACCTGTTCCAGAGCTGGGTAGCCCAGCTGCGTGCCCATCGCCTGGCCCAGCGCCTGGACATGCCCCGTGGCCCGCTGCCCAGCAACTCTCACCGGAAGGTAAggtgggccctggggcaggagccgCGGGGATTCAGAGGTGGCAGCCTCAGGGAACAGTGGGACCCAGGGCGGTGGGCACCATCCTTCCTGACCCTTGACTCACCCCACAGGTTCCCGGTGCCCAGCTTCCCACAGTGGTCAGtgcctcagctctgcctggggTTGGACCTCGGGAGAAGGTGTCCTCCTGGTTGAGGGGCAGTGATGGCCTAGACCGCTGCTCTCACGGTGAGGGGCCCCTGTCATGTTTACATGGCATCAGCAGCCACAAGAAggagaaatgttaaaatgttatCCTCGtgcctcagggagccccagtctgatgGGGGAGACAGCCTGTGCCTCCAAGCTGACTGGGTCTCCTCAGGCCCTGTCCGGGGAGTCCCAGTCCTACAGAGGGTGGTGGGGCTCCTGGCTCAGGGGCAGGCAGGACACAGGGCCAGGCCTCATGAGAGAGAAGATGCAGGTGCCAATGCAGGGAGTGGGGCTGTGAGGTTGGCCCGGGAGAGGGGAGTGCAAACCAAGTGAGGCCGGAGAGAGcgtgaggcagcagagggagggtgtGATGTGGGACCGTGGGGATTGGGTGCCGCTTTCCCGGGGAATCCAGGGTGGGGCCAGACCAAGGGTGGGAACCGGGAGCTTCTGTGGGCTCATGATTCGGGGTCAGGGGGAGGAAGACTCTCAGGATTTCCCTGGCTgccgggggaggaggaaggaaagctgGGGGACAGACTCTGGGGTACCCGGCCAGTGTCGGGAGGACTTCCTCATTCATTCTTCCCGCAGAGCTCTCGGAGTGTCAGGGGAAGCTGCAGGAACTACACCGACTCCTCCAGAGCCTGGAGTCCCTGCACCGCATCCCCTCGGCCCCTGTGATCCCCACGCACCAGGTGAggtccaggggagggagggtgcaggTTTCTacgggggggctgggggggggctcTCGCCTGCTGGCCATGTCCATCCCATCACTTCCCGGGACAGGTCCCCAGCCCCCTTAGGTCACTGCTGTTTTCAGAGAGGCACGCACCAGCCCCCTTACTCTCTTCCTATGACCAGCTGCCTCGGGGCTGTCCTCTGTCCCTTTGGAGCGACTCTTCCTCCCGTCTGCCAGGGCGCCGGCTCCTTTCTCTGGGAGGTCGctttccctgtccctcctccaCGGCCCCCTGCCTCTCTCCCGGCTCTGATGgcggctgcccccctccccaccctgagaGGGAAACCTCCCTCACGTTGACTTGCTAGGCCTCGGTGACGACGGAGAGACCCAAGAAGGGCAAACGGACCAGCCGCATGTGGTGCACACAGAGCTTCGCCAAGGACGACACCATTGGGCGGGTGAGGGGGGTGTAGACCCCAGTTCCCGGGTGGGACGCTCCGAAGGACGCCACCCCCTTcagcccctctccttcccccacaggtgGGTCGTCTCCATGGCTCTGTTCCCAACCTATCTCGGTACCTGGAGTCCCGGGACCACTCAGGACCCCGGGGGCTGCCACCCCCAGACTATGCCCACCTGCAGCGCAGTTTCTGGGCCCTGGCCCAAAAGGGTGAGTGTGCGCTGGAGGGTGGTAGGAGCAGGGGGCGAGGAGGAGGCTCTGAcggcctgcccctgccctcacagTGCACAGCTCCCTCAGCAGTGTCCTGGCCGCCCTCACCGCTGAACGGGACCACCTGAGGGATCTGCACCAGGGCTCCGAGCTGTCCAGAATGGGGGTGAGGCTTGGGGACAGGGTGAccggtggcggggagggggctcgAGCCTGAGGTCTGCGGGCCTGGGGTGGTCACAGATCTGGGCCTGGAGGGCACGAGGCAGAGGCCGTATCCTCCTGGGACCCTGtctcctcaccctctccctgcAGATCTCCGAGGCCTCCGCTGGCCCGAGGCGCCTCCATTCACTGTCCATCTCCTCGGACACCACGGCGGACTCCTTTAGCTCCCTCAACCCCGAGGAGGTAGGAGCCGGGTGGCCGATGGGGACCGTTTCTCCTGGGCCCTCTGTTCTAGCAGGATGAAGGCACGGCTGGATTTCAGACCTGCCACGGCCCAGAAATCCTAGCTCCCACCCTTTCCCGTAAAACACTGGCAGCAGCCGCCTCTTGGCCATCACTTAACAGTGTGCAGAATGCTTTCATTTAACTCAGAGGCCTGTGAGGCGGCGATTCCTTCCCTCCAGccatagatgaggaaacggaggctccaAGAGTCCCATTGAGGGGCCCACGCTCTCCCCCTGTGGACCAGTGAGCTGGGAGTTAGGCGTTCCGAGCAAAGACTCCGGGGTCTCCTTGGGTTTGAATTTGGCTCCTCTGCCTGCCAACTTTGAgaccctgagcctcagtgttaTAGTCTGCAAAGTGGGGGCAATAAGGACACTTAACCTCAGAGGGTGCGTGTCAGGACTGATGGAGTTCATAGACACAAAGGCCTGGAGCCGGGCTCAGAGCCGGTGCCCAGGAAGCGTGAACGGTTATTGTGGGACCCGTGTCTCCGTACCCCCAGGCTGGGGTTCACTCCACTACGCTCGCCCCGTCTTCTCCTGCTCAGTCCCGGTTATGCTTCCCTCCGAGGGGAGCTGGCAGGCTGgggggccctgcctgcctctcccggcCGGCTGACCTCCGTCCCGCCCCCACAGCAAGAAGCTCTGTACATGAAGGGGCGAGAGCTGACGCCCCAGCTATCCCAGAGCAGCGTCCTGTCCCTCGCGGATTCCCACACGGAGTTCTTCGATGCCTGCGAGGTGCTTCTCTCCGCCAGCTCTTCTGAGAACGAGGTGAGGGAGGCGGGAAGCCAGCAGGCGGAGCTGGGGGCCTGCGGGTAGAGGGGTGGGATGCAGAGACACTAGAACCTACGGAGCCCAGTCCTTTCTGCTATTCTGGGAACACGGACAGCCCTGCTGGGTTTGAGTGGCCCTGATCACCGATCTCTGCTGGGACCTTCGTCCAGTTTGACGCACTTTATCCCCATTGGGTTcccctgaaattgctgcctcagcTCCACCCCAGCCATCTTCTTGTGACCCTATTTCAGACCCGGGGCTCCCTCGACCCCCACCCTACACCCTCGAATCTTAGTGATCCCAGTTTCCACTCCCTTTGTGTCTTGCCAAGTCCCTGagtttctccccgccccccaacccccaacctcccGCCTGCTCATATGGCCAGGCCCTCCCTCAGGTATGCCAGGCCTTCGGGGCAGTGTCTTAGGGCTCAGACCTCCCCAAATAtattctcttccccttcccaccaAAGGGCTAGCTGGGCAGAGTCttgccaggccctgggcactgCCCAGCTGCCCGGGGGAGGCCCAGTCTGCCCGGCCTGTCATCTGTCCCGGCCCAGGGCTCAGAGGAGGAGTCGAGCGTCAGTGAGATCACCACCAGCCTGTCCGAGGAGGTGCTGGACCTCAGGGGAGCTGAGCGCTATCAGAAAGGTGCCCGCCAGgtgtctgggagggaggggcggaggtggccacagcccaggccccttgGGGAGGCAGTCCCTTGGGGTGACTGGTATCTTTGGGTGCTGGCTCCAGAGGTGACCCAGGAGGCGAGGAAGGCTAAGCCATAAGCTCTGGAATGTTCCAGGAGTGGCTCCAGAGGTGGGACAGGCTCGGGTCTGGGCGAGTCTCCATTCTAGTTTTCTGAAAAGGGTCAGGTGGGGCCTGTAGAGGCGGAGAAGACCCCACGTTGCCACTTCTCAGCAGTGAGGCTTTGGACTTGCTGGAGcctgtgtcctcatctgtgaaatgggctgaaTCATCTACATCCTGACGTCAGTTTCTACGTTTATGAAAGGAacagaaggcaggggtggggactcAGAAAGGGTTTCTGGGGTACAGGGTCCCCCCAGAGCATGTCAAGAATTAGATCCTGCGTCGACCTGCGGacagaggggtcccaggtttggttctggtcgggggcgcatgcctggattgtgggctcgatccctggtgggggagcGTGCGGGGGGcggctgattgatgattctcatcattgatgtttctattatcctctcccttcctctctgaaatcaataaaaatacataaaaattttttaaaaaaagaattagattcCCAGCCGCCCTGCCCCGCTAGTGAGTCCAGGCTGGGACTTGGGGTGGGAGGCAGTGGGCTGGGGGCCGGGCTGTGGGCCTGCCCTGTCTGGGTGCCAGAGTGACATGCTGGGATGGGCCCCAGGGGTGTGTGTTCCAGGGAGAGCTCTGGGGCCACCCCGTCGCCGCTGCCTGCCGGCGGCCAGTGGGCCCGGGGTCGACGTGAGCCTGTGGAACATTCTGCGTAACAACATCGGCAAGGACCTGTCCAAGGTGTCGATGCCCGTGCAGCTCAATGAGCCGCTCAACACCCTGCAGCGGCTCTGCGAGGAGCTCGAGTACAGCAGCCTCCTGGACCAGGCCAGCCGCATCGCCGACCCCTGCGAGCGCATGGTACCGGCCCCACCCGCCCCTGGCCCGCCAGGCTGCCTCTTCCCCACCCGCgggcccctgcctcccaggaACCCTGGCTGCGCTGTCCTCTTGCTGCCGAAGCtccaccccaggacccagcccttGCTCCGATCCCACCACCCAGCGGCgttctccccgccctccccctgcaggtgTACATCGCCGCCTTTGCCGTCTCTGCCTACTCCTCCACGTACCACCGAGCAGGCTGCAAGCCCTTCAACCCCGTCCTGGGGGAGACCTACGAGTGCGAGCGGCCCGACCGAGGGTTCCGCTTCATCAGTGAGCAGGTGTGCGCCCCGGGAGAAGGGGGCTGTCCTCACGGGGTCGGGGCAGGAAGCACCTGAGCTTCagaggggccagggcctgggagagggcaggggcagcgggCTCGGTGCCAGCCACTGGGCCACGTGATGGCGGTACAGAGGCTCTGCTCGAAGGAGCCCCCACTGAGTGTGGGAGACGGACTGAAACAAGGGGCTACTGTGCCACACTCCAGAGCGGGGATCGTGGGAGCTCACAGGAGGTTACTCGGCACCCCTGCCTGGGAAGGcaggctctagggcaggggtggggaacgtctggcccgcgGGAGGTATAAGgcccgcaaaatcatttggtctggccctgccaaggcaaccacaggcggggcttgaaattcaataaatctaggagcctttttcatagcaacataatttatattaagtgaattatattaagcgaGTGATGCTAGAAATATCCAGacggcctttggcagaaaaaaggttccccaccccgaCTCTAGGGGGTGATCTTGAGCTACGTCTGGAAGGATGAATTGGAGTTCACCAGGAGTACATGGGAGTGGGTAGGACGGGATTTGCCAGACAGCAGAGAAACAGATGGAGCACGTTTAGGAGGCGTGAGGGACGGGGCTGGGAGACAAGGCGGGCCAGACCCAAGGAGCCCTGTCGGTGGTGAAGGTAAGGAGGGCT
The genomic region above belongs to Myotis daubentonii chromosome 16, mMyoDau2.1, whole genome shotgun sequence and contains:
- the OSBPL7 gene encoding oxysterol-binding protein-related protein 7 encodes the protein MDFQERGPPSLSESTQSAKSSSAQQASELWEVVEEPRGRRGAEGVMPDRQEGHLLKKRKWPLKGWHKRYFVLEDGILRYATTRQDITKGKLHGSIDVRLSVMSINKKAQRIDLDTEDNIYHLKIKSQDLFQSWVAQLRAHRLAQRLDMPRGPLPSNSHRKVPGAQLPTVVSASALPGVGPREKVSSWLRGSDGLDRCSHELSECQGKLQELHRLLQSLESLHRIPSAPVIPTHQASVTTERPKKGKRTSRMWCTQSFAKDDTIGRVGRLHGSVPNLSRYLESRDHSGPRGLPPPDYAHLQRSFWALAQKVHSSLSSVLAALTAERDHLRDLHQGSELSRMGISEASAGPRRLHSLSISSDTTADSFSSLNPEEQEALYMKGRELTPQLSQSSVLSLADSHTEFFDACEVLLSASSSENEGSEEESSVSEITTSLSEEVLDLRGAERYQKGVCVPGRALGPPRRRCLPAASGPGVDVSLWNILRNNIGKDLSKVSMPVQLNEPLNTLQRLCEELEYSSLLDQASRIADPCERMVYIAAFAVSAYSSTYHRAGCKPFNPVLGETYECERPDRGFRFISEQVSHHPPISACHAESENFVFWQDMKWKNKFWGKSLEIVPVGTVNVSLPRFGDHFEWNKVTSCIHNILSGQRWIEHYGEVLIRNTKDSSCHCKITFCKAKYWSSNIHEVQGAVFSRSGRVLHRLFGKWNEGLYRGPLPGGQCIWKPNSMPPDHERNFGFTQFALELNELTAELKRSLPSTDTRLRPDQRYLEEGNIQAAEAQKRRIEQLQRDRRRVMEENNIVHQARFFRRQTDGSGKEWWVTNNTYWRLRAEPGYGNLDGAVLW